A region of the Drosophila subpulchrella strain 33 F10 #4 breed RU33 chromosome 3L, RU_Dsub_v1.1 Primary Assembly, whole genome shotgun sequence genome:
AAGCTGAACAAAAGCTTTGCAAAACCGACTACCGACCGACCGAGAGTCGGATAACAATCACAGACCATAAACTGtgttgaaaaaatatttgcatacAGCCATAAAAAAAGTTGTGATGCTGCTGCAGGCCAGGAGGAGTCATTAAAACAAGCCAGCGACTATCAAAAACTAACTGGCCGGGGGACACTTTTTGCTCCGGACCCGATAATCAAATGGGTAACCCCGGGCCTGATGGGTCTGTCATTCAGTGTCACATCGCTGCCATTTATTCTCTTTGTATTTATGTACTTTAAACGCAATTTACCATATAACATGAGTTATAATTGTGATAACcattttcattattatttcCTTGCTTTCCTATTAATAATAACGATCGCATTAAACGCAGTGGAGTCTGAAAATGTATGGTATAAAATAGCAGTTCAGTGGTAAAATCTCCGAGCAATTCTTTTTTAACATTTGCCATATGatgttatttaataataaaatattatttgataATCCAAAAACTTAAGACAATTTTTAGAGCAAAACCAGAATGTAATGTTTATATTTTCTGTATATAAATGGTTCCAAAATATCCATTAAAAATGTAGGCTTGtcccatttattttaaaaaaattaaagaaaatttataatttgcttatttattttacaagCAGGGTATTCCACAGCCTAGACATAATCATTTACCCGTTTCCTACTCGTCTTTTTCcagtgttttttatttttatttttgctctgTCGTTTGGCTTGTAATTAAAACTTGTTGGCAGACTGTCAGGCAGCGAGTTAACAAGTCGGCGGCTTCACAGATGGGGGAAGCGTGGGGATCGCCGAGCTGTGAGTTGgcgaaaatattatttaattgtcAGGCCGGGCGCTAATTAAAGTCCAAGCCGGGCCGCGAAGTCTCTCGCCCGTTTTGGCCATAAAGCCAAACACTTAACGATGCTCCACGAGCACATCTTCAGTCcgatatttatgtttattgaCTGCTGCCACTGCTGCCTGGCGACtgacatcatcatcatcagctgGGAAACCGGAGAACTGGGGAACTCAAGAGCTCCATCCGTAGGAAAGAGCCAAGTTAGTCATAACACTTTGGCGAAGGTCCGCCCGTTTGTGCCTAGTGGAGATGTCAGCCCGAGTTATGGTAATTGTggcaaattatttatttatttatgcacGTGGCAGCCACAGCCGCGTTTGTCGCCTGATTATGTGCTTATTTATAAGATCCAGGTACATACGAGGATGAATGCGGCATTCAGCGACTGCCACTAATGAGATGCAAGCAAACGGCATCCGCGCTGCATATGAATATCAATTATGAGGGGAGGGTCCCGGGCTCATGGCCGTAGTCGTATTCGCAACTCAAGGGGGCTGCCACTCCCCCTGGTCGGAATCGGATTCCGCCGCCTTTCGGTTTGGGCCAAATTGAAGTGGCTGAACAGACGTCTAGACCAAAAACGCGATGCTTTTCGGCGGAGGTCGTAACAAAGCTTTTAAGCCAAAATGTTTACCCATTTGCATAGTAACAAAGGCCCGAAAGTGTCGGGGAAAAGTAAGTGCAGATAGTGCGGACAGCGAGCAGATAACTGATTCGAATGATTTTACAGCAAGTATCTGGGGAGTATTCTTGTTGTTCAAGCAGATTTCTGCAAAACACATTGAAGTCTTGGAACTTATTTAAAATGTgttcataaataaaatttttttaaatttgttaaaactacaaattatttttaatgttttttcacatagaaaaaaaaacattgaagtcttggaaataaatattatatgtaaaaaataattataaatatgtaagaaccataaaaagtatttccttaaagtttatttttataataagtaGTTATTGCtcatgttttttaaaatagttcctaacatttataaaaaaaatcaatcagtatttacttatattttaCAACATATTCGATGTAACAAATTCAAATCCCTGAATATAATATAGTGCCATGATAGTTAAATATTCATCCACGCGAAAAATACAAGTTTAACCTTTCCACTTTTATGACCTCCTGCTGGCACATCTCAAGTGACTTCAGCGCAGATATCAAACGTCAAACCTTTTAGGTCATTTCGACACTTGACGACAACGCCCATCGCAGGACTTTTGTGGGATCCTTTGgcctgccacgccccttcGGCCTTCACCCACCTCATCGCCCCCTCTGCTGTCCTGCTTATTTACAACTTGACATTTCACTTGCGAGTCGCGGGGCACTTTAATGCGCTCCAATTGCATTTTATGACAGACAAAACTGACCTACTTAAGGCCCTCTCCCacgaacacacacacacacacagagaatCAACGGCCACGCCCATTTCGTCCTTACTGGGTTTCTTCTACCCCAATcgcattataaatttaatggGTTTGACCTTTTTTCACCCGATGCTCGACCGCAATTTCAATAGATTGGCAAACTGAAATCTGAGACCAGCGAAAATCGACataaaatttaactaaaatgtcCTTAAGTAGCTCAAGTGTTTAAAGGGTGGTCCACTAAGTGAAGGATCCACAAGTGGGGGAAGTAAATTTGAAACTTTTCCCTGGCTTAGGGATGCACCCtaaatgggaatgggaactCTTTTTATCTCGCTTTGTGCGCCGGCCAGGGTTGTCGCGTTTCACGCTGGATGCACAGCGGCCATGGCCGCCATTGTCAATATCCTGGCAGCCATTTCCTGCTTTGTTTTGCTGCAAAGGTCGAACACTTTTTGCCGCCACTGCCGTCCAGTCATGGGTAAAAATTTTTGTGACCAAAAGTCTCAAGTAACTTGGGCCACCCACCCAGTGGCATTGAAAAAGTCGTCTTCAGCTAGAAGTAAAAACATTGAAAattgttttcccttttttttctcTAGCTTTTTGCCACTTTTCTCTCGACGCAAGACCTgtatttgcttttatttttgttaaattctACTCGGCTGTCATCTTTCTTTGGGATGCACTTCAGGAGCTTTTTGTATTCGCCAAATGTTATTTCAATGCCGGGGCCCCCTTTTTTGCAGCAGCAGTATGCCCTCCGCATCTATCTGCGGAATTGTATTGAAATAAGAGTCCCGAGATGCGCTCGAATGGTTTTTGGTTcgtgcaaatattttattgactATTATCCTGCCTGCTCTTGAGTTCCGTTCGGCCGGCCTTGTCCTTATTGTTCTGTGTGCGAATCCTTCAGGGTCTCCGTCTATTTTCCTCTCAAGGGTTTATTTTCGCTCTGTTTCCATGATACACATATTTTTGTTGCGCAATTTCGCACTGCCAGATAAATATGACGATGGGTGGGGAAAAACTCTAAATGGCATTTATTTTGCTTGCGCAAACGGGGCAGGAAACTCAATGGGAAGAGTGCTGGAAATTGCCAAATTATGAGGAAATTTATGactgaatttaaattattCGCCAGGCATAACATAAACTTTAAGATGTCGAGGGCTCTCAACTTAATGTCTGTCATGCCGCTCGTTTGACTTCGATATTCCACTGAATTCAACCAATATGTTTAACCTTTTAAATTAACGAAATTGCCGCTAATTCAAAGCGTTTCAAATGTTTTGCACATGCCTCGTTCCCTTATTTTCGCCTCGATCCTAAGGCCCCAATGAATGGCGGCAATTATAACATTTAGCACGCATTTCTGTTCAGCACAGCTCATTTATCATCATGACGGCGTGTCTATTTGTACACagtaaaaactaaaaatattaatgtaatacccatatttagaaaaaatatgtTATGTTTTTAGAAAGCCCTGTGGAGAAACATTGATCATATAACGCCTGTTTTTACTGATGTAATATGAGGGATATAAAAAAGTCAATTAATTTAGGAAATGAAatggaaaatttttaaaaaattgattaAATGGTTTTAGCTGAAGTACTTAAAAGCATTTATTACTTTGAAAAGTTTTGtattaaatgtttttcattaaaaatacaaaaaaatttctctGTGcactgtatctgtatctttttCTATAAATGTGTGTGGGGATATTTTTCCAATATTGGCCTCTGTctctttcttttttaattGGCGGCCTCAAACGGCGCGAAACTAATGAAAAATCATCATCAAAGAACAgagaaaaaaaggaaagaatGGATTCAATGAATCGAGGGGCGGGGCTCTGGAAAACATGGCGTTTTAAAGTCATTGCTACTAATTTTATGAGACCTTCCTTTTGGCACTTTTCCTTTTTAGCTCGCTTCCGTTTCGCTCGCTCCTCGCTTTTGTACTTCCGCTTCCTTTTTCCCACCAAATGATTATTGCAAGCCGTAAAAGGAGAATGAAAATGAAACAGAAATGGACGCAGCTGAAATGAAACCATCCTTGAAATCTATTGTCTGTCTGCCAGTCCAGACAATTGCAGAATAAACAAACAGGAAAACTGCCGAAAAAACAGCTAgaagtaaaaacaaaatgatGTTTTTGGGGGGGAGGGATGGAAATGCCCGAGTGGCAGGACCCTTAGCATAATTGAAAAACATCAAATCGAAATGAAAATCAAAGAATGTATCTGCTAGATAGGCAATGCAACACGGCTGTCTGTCTGCGCCCGATGTCTTCGcatttaaatacacttttatGCGCCCAAGTAGCATATAAATCagcataaatatttgttgttATTCTCGCCATAATGACGGTGTCGATTGCCCCGCAACCCGATTTTTATCCCTTTTTCGCCGGGGGACGACtgcaaatgaaatgaaaacatgcaaaacaattaaaaacaaacaacaaagtgaccaacaacaagaacaatgGCAATGGACCTGGCAGCTTGTTATTGAAAATCCAGCAGGGGTGGGCGGATTTCCACGGGGGCGGCACAGGGATTAAAACAACAAGACCATGTCGAACACCTAGCCAAAGGTATACAACccatcaacatcaacagccgctaacaacaacaatgcacTGCCACAACACGGCACACAACAACTCCATTTGCTGCGTTGCAATGgcagaataaataaatattcatgTTGGAAATTTACTTGTAAACATGCAAATTGTAAAGCAGCCGCCGCCAATGAAGGACTTTCGAGAATTCCAGGGGTGGATTGCTTTGTTATGCCCGCTTTCAAGTGCAGGTCAAAGTCGGGGGTCGGGGTTCGGGTACGGGTCCTAAAATGTGGCAATTTCGAGAGAAGTTGCGAAATGAAACATTGCGAGGATCAATTGAAATGGCTTTGTTTATTTagcacattttttaaaaacattgaGGGCGATTCTAGACCTTTTAAAGAGTtcaaaaagttaaaatataaagcaattttttttttttaaaggtgattgaaatattttttactccTTCTTATTAGTCACATAATTTAAGACTTATTATAATAAAGATGGAAACCATTGGAAAGGCTTTGTTTATTtaagattatttttaaaaactttaggGGGAATGTAAACCTTTTGAGgagtttaaaatatttcaaaattatttaaaataggAAACGTTTTTAGTAATAGGtgataatattattttttactcCTAACCCATTAGACCCATAATATAAGAGTTATTCTAATAAACAGGGATCCCGTAAAAATGTCTTTTcttatttaagatattttgaaaaacataAGAGGCGAAAGAGGTCCTTTTAAAAAGTCTTATAGTCACATAGTTTAAGACTTATTATAATAAAGATGCTACCCATAAAAACGATTaggtttaaagagtttaatttaaattaagttaaaatcattaaaatattatacattCCTATAAGTATCCCTTGGCTTAAATAAGCTTATACGATCCCCCACTTAAAGCAacttaaaacttaaaatatgACGATTTAAGCCATGACTAACGAGTACCACCAATGCTTAAATAAAGTAAGCACACATATTTGCTCATATCTGGCTGTATATGCATATTCCACATTATTTATTCCCCGAAAACGCAAACATTAATGCCCAGCACAGTGTAGTACTTCACTCTGTGTTTTCATGGCCCTGGAGGCGAAAAGGCAAAAACCCACACACaccgaaaatgaaaatgaaactgGACTCCGCCCGTCCGACTGCTACGTGGGCTATAAACAAGGACACGTACGCAATTAATTGCAGAATTATTACAAATTTCATTACATgctaaaatatgcaaattgtttgACGGTGCTTCGCCTGCAGCTCCGCTGCCTCTGTCTGTCTCCCTCCATCTCCCCTCTTCTGTCTCTCTCTCCCTCCGCCATGCAATTAAATGCATTTGCAtacataataaataaataatgcaGATGCAACATTGCAGCATTAACTTTGCCGCTGATGTGCGAAAAATGAAAAGAGAGcgaaattttcttttaattatcATTTTAATGTGTTTATGAACATTTAGAATAGTAAGCGAAAATTGCTCCCTAAATTGCAGGGGGTGCATTTTGAGTTGGGGGTGGGTTATGGTGATGAAGGGGGGTTGGGGGAGGACAGCTGCATTCGTTTGCACCGAAATGCCATAAAATGGCAACAATTTGCACGCAGCTGTCGCTTTCGAGGGGTGTTCGAGTGGTTCGCATTGAACTTGGGAGTGGGTCTCAGTTCTCCACCATTGCTTCTTCATCCGTGTCACTGGAAGTATTACGTTTTAcctgaaaaaaataataataaaagtatAAAACATATTACTAACCGAAACGACAAGTTTgaaaaagaataaataatgGCATTTTTTTGTGAGTTTATTAACTTTtgccaaataaataaatttaatgatACTATAATGATAAGTTGATATGATACTGATATGATAATTTAATATAGTAGTATTGTCACTGTTAAAattctgtttttatttttggttatATGGTTATTATACAGTTTTGTATTTTAAGTCCTGCCCAGACTATCATTTTTATCTGTTACCATAGTTTCGCTCAGATCATTTATCAAGAAAAAGCCAAAACTCAACATTATCCATATCActatttccatatttaaaatattgatttCGGTTATTGAGGCAAGAACCAACTGGCAACATTTTAAAGGGTGAAAAAACGGAAATGGACTATGAAAATGACTTTTATAGAACTGTTGTGGCAGTGCAAGCGAAAACAGGATTTTTTCAGTGCTCTGTCGCTCAGTCAGCTGCAAATTGTTTGCAGCCTGTCTACATAAATGTTGCATGTCTACAAAATATTTGGGTTAAAAACATTTGCACAGAGCCggaaaaaagaatatatttttatttgcatGATTGCACAGGACAGGGAGATGCCAAAGTGGGGGTGCTATAAGTACGGGGGAATGGGTATACGGGTATACGGAGGGCACATCAAGTACGGGATCTGTTGGCAATGGCGTAATCAGAGTTGGTCTGCGAATTGGACAATGTGGAGTGGGTTGATTTCTTGTTGGAGACCAAGTAGGTGTTGTTCTTGCCAAAGCGAATCGCTATCCTGCTCTCCGACTCAATATCCTCCTCATCCGGCACATTGACCCACTGGGGTCGATGGGTGAAGTCCACGGTCTGGTCGTTTCTCTCCGAAAACCAATGGACCCGTTCCCCCTCCGCCCTCGGCTCCACCTTTGGCTCCTCCTTCTGGGGCAGAGCCATCTCCCGATTGGCCTTCTGGAGGGTTAAGCGTCGGCTAAATCGTCTTCGAGGCGGCGGTGGAGGTTCCTCTGGTGGTGGGGGAGGTGGAGGAGGGACCGGAACCGGCTTCATCATACCGATACAATCGGGGGCACCTCCCCGGCATGTTAGTCGCGATCTGTTCTCCTCATCCTCATCGAGACGCCCGAACTCGCAGTACAACTCATCCAACTTCCGCTGCAGACAGGTGCGCAGGCTGTTCTGCCGGCAGAGTATGTCCTCCAACTCCCGAATCCTCTTGCCCTGCGTCTTGATGACCTTGGTCAGCTCCCGGCGCACCTGCTGCTCACACTCACATCCGCAGGGTGGCTGGGTGAAGTACTCCTTGTGTTCCACCGGGCAGCATTCCGGCTGGCAGCAGGGCTCATCCTTGGCCAAGCCGGAGGGCTTCGAGCACTGGTCACACTGGCAGGGACACTCGTCCGTGGGATGGTGGCCGCGGCCCAGGAGAAGGACATCCGTGCAGCCGGGCAGGCAGCTGTCGCGCCGCCTCCTGAATGTGGAGAATGTGGAATATATATCTGGACATTAACCCGCCAACTTCACCCACCTGACACTCGGGCCCTGCTCCTGTTCCGCCTCATGCAGCTCATGCCCATGATGCTGCAGTTTCTCCTCCTCCTGCATGGGCGTGCGTAGAACGGTGACCTCGGTGCCATCGATGTCGGGAAAGGTACCGCCCGCGTCCTTAAACTCCGACTCCTGCACAAAGATCTCCGTGTCCGAGTCCGTGGGATTCAGCCGCTTGGTTATCTTCAACTCGGAGTCGCCGTCTTCCGATGGCAGTGGTCGCAGATTCACGCACGACTGTCCCTTGCCGCAGTACGTGGGCAGTGAGGCTCCGTTGAGGAGGAGCACATTGACCGAGGGTCGTTCCGGACCGGGTTCTCGATCGTCGGGACACTGGCAGCCGGTAGCCGCCTCCTCTTCCGCCCTCTTCTCGCGGCGCAGCTCCTTTTCCCGCTCGAGGTTCCGCTGCCGCCTCCCGATCTTCTTGGCCCGCTTCACAAAGTCGGGGATGTGCTGCACGCAGACGCAGCACTGGTTCTGGATGCTCTCCAGGCAGCAGTTCTTGGCGGCCATGCTGGCCTGCCAGATCCTGGCCTCCTCCTCCGTTTTGGGATACGCAAACGCCTCGTTGCCCTTCGCGTCCTTCAACGGCGGCGCCTCGCCACAGATCACGCATATTCTTCGTTGCATAAATGGGGGTGTTTTCACTTTTTAAGAACTGAAAGATGCGGAATTTGAAGTTTTCTGTACCAAAAGGAATTTGAACATGGGAATTTTTAAGTATCTGTATGGTTGATGGTTGAAGCAAGGgagaaaaaattaagaaattatGGTATATTTAGTTGGAATAATAACTATTTACATTAATATAACGCTTATGAAATGTGGATTCTATGATTTTTTcgacattattattattttaatgtcgAACCAATCACATAGTTCTCATTTCTTAGTTCATGAATGTCGAAAAAGTCACAACATCCTCATAACATTGGATTAATTTTACACacaaactaatattttaacttcgcaaacaaattacttaggtttttttttcattgcAACGAATTCTTTATGAAACAAAGATTATCAAAACATTATGCTTTAAGCGTTACATtatatttgttaaaattattttatctaCCATCTTAT
Encoded here:
- the LOC119552869 gene encoding uncharacterized protein LOC119552869; this translates as MQRRICVICGEAPPLKDAKGNEAFAYPKTEEEARIWQASMAAKNCCLESIQNQCCVCVQHIPDFVKRAKKIGRRQRNLEREKELRREKRAEEEAATGCQCPDDREPGPERPSVNVLLLNGASLPTYCGKGQSCVNLRPLPSEDGDSELKITKRLNPTDSDTEIFVQESEFKDAGGTFPDIDGTEVTVLRTPMQEEEKLQHHGHELHEAEQEQGPSVRRRRDSCLPGCTDVLLLGRGHHPTDECPCQCDQCSKPSGLAKDEPCCQPECCPVEHKEYFTQPPCGCECEQQVRRELTKVIKTQGKRIRELEDILCRQNSLRTCLQRKLDELYCEFGRLDEDEENRSRLTCRGGAPDCIGMMKPVPVPPPPPPPPEEPPPPPRRRFSRRLTLQKANREMALPQKEEPKVEPRAEGERVHWFSERNDQTVDFTHRPQWVNVPDEEDIESESRIAIRFGKNNTYLVSNKKSTHSTLSNSQTNSDYAIANRSRT